The window tacatacattcactcaccccccatcccccccacacacacaatgtgcgTTTGTGTTCGTGTCTCTTCatgcaaaaggaaaaagaaaactgatGAAAAGATCATGCATGTGCACAGAAGAATATATCATGTGATCTtgaaggcggtgatctggcagaaacgttagcacgccgggcgaaatgcgtagccgaatttcgtccaccgttacgttctgagttcaaattccgccgaggtcgactttgcctttcatcatttcggggtcgataaataaagtaccagttacgcactggggtcgacgtaatcgacttaatccctttgtctgtccttgtttgtcccctctatgtttatccctttgtgggcagtaaagaaatatatatcatgtgatctgcATACGACAATTAATTAGATGAATGTGTGACGCATTTTCTAACTGGTTTTGATAAACAATGAGATCGTATTTCGATAGCTGTATGAATAGTTTTGCTCATAGATATTGTCCTTCTTTATTTAAATTGCTTCATAATGGGCAACGAGAAACTGGGACTAATAATTCCAGAAGATCCAGCAGAAAAATATGTGGAAGTCAATCAAGTGATAGAGCGGAAGTGGTTAAGAAAAAGGCATTTCAAGTTACTAATCCTTGAAAATTCGTTCTTTATGCGTTTGGTAAGAGTGAGTGTATACATGAATGAACGttaggatatgtatgtgtgcacttcGTGTTGGTATCAATATACAGTGTTACAGATAGATAGTGTGATGGCGGGTGCAACAACCGGTGTGTCACTTCACTTGTCGACCGCACAAGTGGGCGGTAATTTGGAAGTTATTGTTCCATGGTAGCCCATTACCTGTTGGCACAGATCTTCGATCGATAGCAGAAATTGATTGATACGGATAAAACGCAAAGTTAACCTCAATGTGATTTGAATTCGTTATATAatgaactagaaaaaaaaaaagacatcgcAAGATGctttaacggttctgccaacacaccactcctaaaaaaaaaaatttaataatagaaatttatacaaaatatttaactcGTTAATAATTTATTTCAGTCGTCGACGAATTCAACTGCGGAAAAATCTTCGTAGCAGGCGTATGGTACCAGTTTTTGATAGTTCCGATTATTTCCACGACAAGATGGCTCAAATGTACGAAAGAATCAGTAGTAGCCACGTAAGTTTCGAGTGACCAattgatttattttaacaaaGTTTTATAGTCATTACAATATGTAAAGCAGGGATCATAATGATAACCAACGTCATAAAGTAGATAACACCAGATGATAACATCATTACACATAAAAAGGCCTCAAAATTACCACAAAAGCTTGACTTTGCAATCTCTAGTGATCTCTTATGGCGAATTTTCTGTATAACTACGTCCCACGTTTCATTTTCAGAGCCTGAGAATACCAGCAGTTTACAAAGATCCATGGCGTGGCTGTTGCTACATATATACAAGCGTGGATGTATATAAATGAAGGCACTTGAGGTTCTTAGCAAAGATTTGCTCACCAACGTGTCTCACTGATACgctgtttcatttctttctcttcttgaaTGATTTCTGTGCTTTTGAACAATCCAGATACATACCTCTTTCTCCGACAGGCTCGTTTGTCATACCCATCCCTCTTCTAAGTCTTCATCATATGCCTAGCTCCCAGATTTCTCACTAaaaccttatatgtatatatgtaacacaaaTTATCCTCATGCGCACGTAAAATAGCGAGAATCAAAAATATGATGTACATTTTCATCCCTAATACTGCCCAACAGATTTGAACGTGAATTTATTAAACGCTTTTGTATTTCAACTCCAGAGAACActtttgaaagaagttttttgAAGGCGAAATACGAGAGCATTTACGTAATATATTCCCTTTGAAATCTGCTGGAACATTTTGAGAATGTATATTAACATAacatgcgaatatatatacatatatattggattggattggattacTTATGTTCAGTCCATTGTAGGCTTGAGGCCTCGGTGTGTTCTCTCCACCCAACGACGGCCGTAAATTTGAGCTTAAGATCATATTGATGGGCCTACTCCTGTCACACTGGTTTGACATGGCTTGACAGCGGAATGCAGTTTTTATACTCATATCCAGgagtagttaagtcgattacatcgatcctagtgttcaactgattcttattttagcgaccccgaaaggaggaaaggcaaagacagcctccgcagaatttgaactcagactataaggacggacgaaatactgcttagcatttcgcccggcatgctaacgattctggcagcttgcctatatatatatatatgtgtgtgtgtgtgtgtgtgtgtgagtgtgtatacacatacatacatacatgcatacatacgtaaatacatatatatacatgcatacatacatacatgcatacatacatacatacatacatacatacatacatacatacatacatacatacatacatacacacatatcctatacttctttgtttcttgttaataatatttaaatatgggTGATCTTTTCTTTCTGCAGAATATTTCACGTCCATATTATCCACCAATGTTCAGACCGATGGCGATGCGACCGCAATACGTCCAACCGTATAGATACCCACATCCTTTTGGAAATTTCGATAGTTTCGGTTCCAGCGATCCTGCTCTGTACATACCAAATGTTCATAGCGAACAGAGTGATGAACCGTCAATTATTACTGGGAGTTTTATCTACCATAGCCCGAACAATCTACCACCGCATTTTATCTCTAACCCTAATTACAATGATCCGGATTTAACTTACGACAGTTTCAAGAACGATCACTTTTTCGCAAGCAGCTCTCTTGGAGTCATGAATAATACACTGACAACTCGCCAGCTGCATCTctgatttcttttgttgttgttgttgatgtttttttttattaatgaaaatattatttttgtataaaatgcaTTCTTTATGTTCACACACAATACATCTGCACTCAGAACATTGCAATCTGCACTTTGTTCCAATTCTTTAAACATATTCGGTCTGCATGCGATGTAAATTACTAAACAGAACACAGAACACTGAGCTACTGTTTTCTCTTTAGAAATTAAGCGATGTAAGAAAAGAAGCCTCACTGTCCAGACAATAAGCCTATATTTTTCATTAACAGCATATTAGCTTTGGAGAATttttgattcttgagattatctcccttgcGCAAATGGAAGTTTGTCTTAATTGCCATTTTGGTAATTATGATACATCCTACAGAGATAGAGATAATTTGAATAAATCAAGGATTtatattgtatggtatttataTACCAATATTTATCTATGTTGTTCGAGTACATGCACTGGCCGCTCGAGTTATTTCTctgagctcatttttgtttaaattatgcaaatatattttcacattgaATAAATCTAATGCGTTTATATGTACAATCCTGCACTCTGTCTTTCTTTAATTCAATGTAACGTTGGTTACTATAGGGTAGATTTTTAAATACATTGCCTAAGCAATCTGCCAAAATCGAAAGCtcaaaatatgttaatatatttcaaagaaaagctttgaaaatttaaatttgcTGATATACACTTACTCTAAAGTTAAATTATTCAATcgccaatgaaatatatatattacacaactaCAAGAAAGCCAATCCAACATTCAATACGATTGTTAGAAGTTATAGCGTATTACTAGTTATTAAGCTTGCGCTAGCTCAAAACTACCCAATAATAACAACTACGGTGCATATGTATGACCCCCTCGATTTcagtttagtatgtatgtatgtatgtatgtatgtatgtatgtatgtatgtatgtatgtatgtatgtcattattcagtttaatttcaagatttcttgccaatagagaaagagccggtttctaacctagatccaaggctatttcattggaatttcaacatcaacaggttatgtatgtatgtatgtatgtatgtatgtatgtatgcatgtatgcatgcatttatttatgtatgagtgcatatttgtatgttttgttttaggtGTATATTCTCATGCGTATAGTTCCATACTTTTATGTTCCacagtttttttatgtttttatgcttTTTATGTTCTATACTTTTATAGTtccatagttttatatatgtattctcaagcGTATAGTTCAATACTCGAACACAAGTTTGCaactatcatgtatgtatgtatgtatgtatgtatgtatgtatgtatgtatgtatgtatgtatgtatgtatgtatgtatgcagaggaTCTGGGGTATTTATAGTGGAGACTTGGTGGAAGGACTGCATAGAGGCAAAATGGTAAATATTGGAAAGCCGAAGGTGATGACAAGTGGTAAAGTATATGGTAAGGCGAAAAGAACAGAGTTGTCACGTGTCACGTGCAGCGAAGGTGTTGGAGTGAACTCtattaaatctctctatatataaagctgaagttgtctgtatatggcaggtttggtaaccttcaactaacactatcccctccgagaccctgcggtgcaagttgaccaaaattgagagtatgatagaagaaggcttgctcttccttccgtaaaagaaaaaattgaaatcggaccatgttaacaccaaaaattgtttacatcaaagaggtgcttttttctatgaaaatccctattttttacgattttttgacttctgtgtcgccatttttcggtgtatttcaaccagaaaaatgttcacttaaagagaataacaagctacataatgcaaaatttttacttttcaaaaattacaattctaaagggtcgaaacaaacccgagcaacgccgggcgatactgctagtatacaataTATGTTGGTAGGTTTGTCAAAATTGTAGTATTGTGAAAGGGTTACATATTAATGTAGCAGCTATAAAGCTATCTGCGTCTCCTTTCGTACACACTTCATACTGATGTATAAACTGTGTACGAAAGGAGACGTAGATGGCGGGAATGTTGAGCCGGATCTTGGAAATGAAGATGGAAGGTGAAAAACCGCTGTAGCATTTCCGTTAGGATGTCACTGTACTTTTCAGCTATATTGGCACCGTTGTCCTTCGCTTACATCTGACAGTCACTCAAAGGAATTGTATACTCTTCCACGGTGTTCATGATTAACTGAacaattttttcctgttttacGACAGCCTTTGAACTTTCGAAGTTTTTCTTGTACCTCATATCTTCCGTCCTTTAAATTAACATACACTGGCCAAAATAATCTTAAGACCGATAATGACAGTTCTATtccttcattaatatattttaaacaaaactatatgaaattattttactttttacagttatgtagaatttttttctttcgaatGATATAGGCGTTCTATATCATTctacaatttgaataaatttaatgcgcaattaattcaaatgattagaaattgtcggtaaaataagtttaagaccatACCAAGATTATACAAATTAATAAACCAAATGGGTGGTCATGTGGCTAGTCGTActgcactcttttttttttcttaataatcgAGCATTGTTACACATTAATTTACTATGGGAAAGCATCGTAGTCTCAGCCCAGTTACTAAAGCAACGATCGCATTGCATCATCAGTATAATCTGTCCTTCAGGAACATTAGCAAGCAATTAGGATGCAGCAAAGCGGTTTGTGTTCAAGGATGGAAGCTTTACCAAGCTACTGGCCAATACATAGATCGGCAAAAAACGGGCGCTCCGAGAAAAACAATAGTACAGGTGGATCGGCGAATTCATAAGCTCTCTGAAGATAACCAAATCCTAACAGCAGTGGACATTTGCAAGCAATTAGCTGATGAAACTGACATCAGCTTTACACCACAAACTGTCAGAAACCGGCTAAAAGAATTTGGACTGTTCAACCGGATCGCTGGAAAGAAGCCAATAATTTCTGAGACGAACCGGCAGAAGTGGATCAAGCTTGCTAAACGCCATACTGAATGGGCGGCCGAAGACTGGTCAGAAGTTCTTTGGAGTGACGAATCCCGCTTCTGCATCTTTGGATCAGACGGAAAGACTTATGTTAGACCCCGTCCAACTGAAGACTTCCATCCTAAGTGTGTCAAGAGGACGGCGCAAGcgggaagtatgtgtgtgtgtgtgggggggtaattGGGTGGGCCGCATTAAGTAGCTTAGGTGTTGGTCCAATTGTTAAGGTTGATGGCAGACTGAACAGTGTAGGCTATCTGCAATTGGCAAATGAAAACGTGCTGacatatttaaataatcagaTGCCACCGGGATCTATTTTCCAGTAGCACAATTGCTCCGTTCATAAAACTAGgtaagttttgcaatattttgagcgCAATAATATGGTGGTTATTGAGGGGCCTCTGCAAAGCCCGGATTTGAATCCGATagaaaatttatgaaattatGTTTCTAAAAGAGTTCATGCTAAAAAACCTACAAATTTGTCCAATTATATAATTGTATTGAAGAATATGGCAGAACATTCCAAGTGATTTTTGTGCTCATTTGTCGAACTCCATGTCCGGCCGCTGTGAGGCCGTAATTGAAAATAATGGCTATGGAAATggatactaataataaatttttgttcGTTGAACATTTGTGccgtaaatttttaatttaaacaaaataatgttggTACATTCTTAAACTTTTTTTACCAACGatttttaatcatttgaattaattgcgcattaaaattattcaaattgtagaaagatatataacgCCTATATCATCCGAAAGAGAAATATCCTACATAAACTgttaaaagtaaaattattttatatagttttattaaaaatatattaatgaaggaatagaattgtcatcatcggtcttaaacttattttggccAGCGTACCTCAACATAAATGTAGTCGGTTCAACATTGGAGTAATCTTGGGTTGCTTGCATGataacaaatattttcaagaCCACCTTTTCAGAAAAATTTGTTGCTTCACATTCTGAAATAAAATCATTCTTTTGCTCAAAGGGCAGTTAGACGACTTGAAAATGTTCACCCTCTCATACTTATCGTTTTGTCAGTAGCTCATACTGTTGGAAAACAAGAAACCATCTGGATAGCAGCTCTGTTAGATCTAAGAAGTTCCATTGTTTGGATTAATTCAATGTAGTGATCCACTGATCACTAACCCCGTTCCCCACAAAAAGAACTACAACttccatatattttaaaatgttgcttCATTTCAATGTTTCAGTTCAAAATCTTGCCTTTGAAGAAGAAAGTTATCGTTAAAGCTTTCTCTAAGCTATGTAGCTTGGATCTTTtctttgacagaaatttctaCACACATTTTTGTGAAGATTTTGGTTTTAGAAGTACCAGTTTAAATTTATGTGGGGCTTTAAGAAGGACATGATTCAGACAATTTTAATTGGCCAATTGATTTAAATCCTAATCTGCTGTAGAAGACTAAAAACAGACGCAATCGGTTATATCTGACAGTTCTGGCCATGAATGTTATTCGTCAACTTTTTATTAGAGTCAGACGATATATTCTTTACATAGGGAAAAGAGAGATCTCTGTCAAAGTAACTGGAGAGATCTATGAATTTTATTTCTAGAGAGTAGGTCGCCAGATATTCACGACCCTTCTTTAGCTCTTTGGACTTCGCATCAGCCTATCGACTGAATCCTTGCTCTTATAGGCCCTGCCCGTAATGTCATCCAGATTAGGTGGGTGAACTGGAACACTGTTCACAAaagtctttattttcttttattttcaagtttATTCTGATGACCATACATACAAACCTCTTACTCATAGAAAACGCTTTATCACTAACAACTGGAGACTTCATTTCTACTCAAGCTGGTTTTCAACAAATACGACGTCAAAACATAGCATCTACCGACAAAATACTTTTCTGTTTACCGTATTAATACATTTTGTTTGCTATGGAAAAGTTGTTTCTGGCACTGAAGTGAAGAGCAGTCTAACTAAATTGTCACATTTTACTTTACAGGAAAAAAATTTCAGCTTCAAGACACGAAATTCCAAACAAAGTtcgtttaatttttctttctccttttctctaagCTTGTGCAAACATCTCTAAACGTATTATTTAGATTGTCACGAAATAGAGTTTGTTGGCTAGTTCTGATAGATAACTGAAATGTGCGTACAGGTGTGGCAAAATACAAGAAGAGATTAAACTCCTTTCGTCATCTATAAACGCGCTGACCTGTAAAAATCTTGGAGTGTCGTCTTTGAAAATACTGAGAAATTAGTTCAAAGATGCAAATCTGAACAAAAAAGAGGTTGACTGTTATTCCgaataatgtatttaaaataattttgttttgttagcATTTTATacctgactagcagtatcgcccggcgttgctcgggtttgtaagggaaataactatataagcattttagagagttacttcccttatagatgccaattcgggctttcttagccatttctgttttggtgtcttcaagccatgaagtcgttgttctaaaagaacgctggtctccttgacaacgctttacgacgttgatttccttacactcccttccccacagcttcacaagggagggaagaagggggagaagcaaacaggtgcagatgtgagcgtggacgccaactccgccgccatcgacacacgaaaaattatgcattaaaatggaataaaaaatgatgttaaattattttaaaaatcgtagactcatcgtagacgcgcgctaatacccagacgggctcgatatgaatcacgactataagatacccgaatttggttaaactgcaccgcaaaatgtgggagtagttaggaatctaaatcgaaggggacagacactcacacaactacagttttatatatataatggtcccATGAATTCAGATATTTCCACAAATTATAAAAGCTGAGTTTTACTATCATCTCTATCAACATGGTGTTGACTTGGCCGAGACAGAAATTCTAATAGAATTTTTGTCACTGAAGTTTCATAGTTCAAATCAAGTCGGAGTTTCATTTCCCCATTAACCTCTCCAGAATCGATACAATAAGTCTCAATAATATGCTGAGGTAGATTTTACTAACGATACTCCAGACCCTCATAAAAATTGACCTTGTACCTATATAAGAagttaatatttctttctctctctttttctttcttttcttttttctttttttttttgaaacgaaTGTATTAATTGTGACTGACATCAT of the Octopus sinensis linkage group LG1, ASM634580v1, whole genome shotgun sequence genome contains:
- the LOC118762384 gene encoding uncharacterized protein LOC118762384, with the translated sequence MYSNDIPDLCRKVSLPCPAGERFRDAVTCREYYECGYDGQFLIKRLCPGRKEFDSKRGFCVVSSSFKCETPVRCPNLSWSNNLIQAENSFPTDYVVGGVLGSLALVTLSILIVACIKKWQIRKKSRRRIQLRKNLRSRRMVPVFDSSDYFHDKMAQMYERISSSHNISRPYYPPMFRPMAMRPQYVQPYRYPHPFGNFDSFGSSDPALYIPNVHSEQSDEPSIITGSFIYHSPNNLPPHFISNPNYNDPDLTYDSFKNDHFFASSSLGVMNNTLTTRQLHL